A stretch of Streptomyces vietnamensis DNA encodes these proteins:
- a CDS encoding helix-turn-helix transcriptional regulator → MVSKPIETLRAGLPDRYLTPEDIAAMFAVPIETVYHWRKQRTGPPGFRVGRHVRYDPAAVRTWVQHQEATDAA, encoded by the coding sequence ATGGTCAGCAAGCCGATCGAGACCCTGCGCGCCGGGCTTCCGGACCGCTATCTCACCCCCGAGGACATCGCAGCGATGTTCGCCGTCCCTATCGAGACCGTCTACCACTGGCGCAAGCAGCGCACCGGCCCGCCCGGTTTCCGTGTCGGCCGCCACGTCCGCTACGACCCTGCTGCTGTCCGCACCTGGGTCCAGCACCAGGAAGCCACCGACGCCGCCTGA
- a CDS encoding tyrosine-type recombinase/integrase, translated as MAGHIQDRWYKTEKGPDDKPRRVKSDRYGTGMRYRARYIGPDGTEKSKSFPDKQKRLAELWLIETAADMARGQYVDPRAGRVTFRQFAEKWVATHTTEVNSREAAERRLRLHAFPYIGTRPLASFQPGHIRTWLGELESSVPAASHRRIVFGTVSAAFSAALDDGLISKNPCKAKSIQIPKASHTRVVPWTAAQVFGVRAALPERLRASVDAAGGCGLRQGEVFGLSEDEVDHDGGWISVEHQLKRIRGKFVFALPKGGKVRDVPLPPSVSAALQAHSERHPPVKVTLPWRTPDGPLVTKSLLFTGAAGGHIRVSHFNDFMWKPALAAVGIIPEPEEGERYASAPEHGMHALRHFYASVLLDAGENIRALSQYLGHADPGFTLRTYTHLMSSSEGRTRKAVESLYDLSHEFDSAYE; from the coding sequence ATGGCTGGCCACATCCAAGACCGCTGGTACAAGACCGAGAAGGGCCCCGACGACAAGCCCCGCCGGGTCAAATCCGACCGCTACGGCACGGGCATGCGCTACCGGGCCCGATACATCGGCCCCGACGGCACGGAGAAGTCCAAGAGCTTCCCCGACAAGCAGAAGCGCCTCGCCGAGCTGTGGCTGATCGAGACGGCGGCCGACATGGCGCGGGGACAGTACGTCGACCCACGGGCGGGCCGCGTCACCTTCCGGCAGTTCGCGGAGAAGTGGGTGGCGACGCACACGACCGAGGTGAACAGCCGCGAGGCCGCCGAGCGAAGGCTCCGCCTGCACGCGTTCCCGTACATCGGGACCAGGCCACTCGCGTCGTTCCAGCCCGGTCACATCCGCACGTGGCTCGGCGAGTTGGAGTCCAGCGTGCCCGCGGCCTCCCACCGCCGGATCGTCTTCGGCACCGTCTCGGCCGCGTTCAGCGCGGCCCTGGACGACGGACTCATCTCGAAGAACCCGTGCAAGGCCAAGTCCATCCAGATCCCGAAAGCCAGCCACACCCGCGTCGTCCCCTGGACGGCAGCCCAGGTGTTCGGCGTGCGGGCCGCCCTGCCGGAGCGTCTGAGGGCCTCCGTGGACGCGGCCGGCGGATGCGGACTGCGGCAGGGAGAAGTCTTCGGCCTGTCCGAGGACGAGGTGGACCACGACGGCGGCTGGATCTCCGTGGAGCATCAGCTCAAGCGGATCCGGGGCAAGTTCGTCTTCGCTCTCCCGAAGGGTGGCAAGGTGCGAGACGTGCCCCTTCCTCCGTCCGTGTCGGCCGCGCTTCAGGCGCACTCGGAGCGGCACCCGCCCGTCAAGGTCACGCTCCCCTGGCGAACCCCCGACGGGCCGCTCGTGACCAAGTCGCTCCTCTTCACCGGGGCGGCCGGCGGCCACATCCGGGTGAGCCACTTCAACGACTTCATGTGGAAGCCCGCTCTCGCCGCTGTGGGCATCATCCCGGAGCCGGAGGAGGGCGAGCGGTACGCGTCGGCCCCGGAACACGGCATGCACGCCCTGAGGCACTTCTACGCCTCCGTGCTCCTGGACGCCGGCGAGAACATCCGGGCCCTGAGCCAGTACCTCGGCCACGCCGACCCCGGGTTCACGCTCCGGACGTACACGCACCTCATGTCGAGTAGCGAGGGGCGGACCCGCAAGGCAGTGGAGAGCCTATACGACTTGTCTCACGAATTCGACAGCGCGTACGAATAG
- a CDS encoding NPCBM/NEW2 domain-containing protein: protein MDVKTPNPVVADEPSRGTPSPTPPSKTPAAPRPLETKYLVDMEALSASYGTDPGSVELRGETFPQSIALRVDKNSIPANEVEYNLGGQWKAFDATIGVTDPSPTGGRLTFEIFGDGRSLRSTELGKGTPVKIHIGVTGIQTLKLKVKFTAGEYYNDYSYGAWGDARLSK, encoded by the coding sequence GTGGACGTGAAGACCCCAAACCCCGTCGTCGCCGACGAACCTTCCAGGGGCACCCCCTCACCCACCCCACCAAGTAAGACCCCGGCCGCCCCTCGACCACTTGAGACGAAATACCTGGTGGACATGGAGGCCTTGAGTGCAAGCTACGGCACGGACCCAGGCTCCGTAGAACTGCGCGGGGAAACATTCCCTCAAAGCATCGCCCTCCGAGTCGACAAGAACTCCATCCCAGCCAATGAAGTCGAGTACAACCTCGGCGGCCAGTGGAAGGCTTTTGATGCGACCATCGGAGTTACCGACCCCTCCCCCACAGGGGGACGGTTGACATTTGAGATTTTCGGCGACGGCCGAAGCTTGCGAAGCACTGAACTAGGGAAGGGGACTCCCGTCAAAATCCATATCGGAGTGACAGGGATTCAGACTTTGAAATTGAAAGTAAAATTCACTGCGGGTGAGTACTACAACGATTACTCTTACGGAGCGTGGGGGGACGCCCGACTCTCCAAGTAG